A stretch of DNA from Agelaius phoeniceus isolate bAgePho1 chromosome 4, bAgePho1.hap1, whole genome shotgun sequence:
atgacaggttatgttcagataagatgaatgtttatttggatgtataaataaacttctctcgtggtcctttgccaaaaaatagaacctacaagtgaacacctacacctgcctaaAGAGACCTAatgagcccctggcagccaccggcatcaaagcacagtggatgtttctaatccaggggaaggagaacaatatcaccttttgttctctccggtttgtttcctctgcagtcacatttgctccttatgatttttacagtctctgtatcttctcgggcagcgctgagtctgacgaccgggatacgagagtccttccctgccctacggagagaaccaggaaaaaaagttcaaaaaagaacagggcagtttgaagttaatacctccgacgagaagcagcacccgacaaacagagcaacggtgaacaaagcgtgacacctccctggggacagaagactgACAAACTCTCTgggatttacaattccagtaaccaagcccttcagcacagcagccaagtgtcccattaggtgCTGCTGCACCAAGGAATAATCTgagaggttccaaagagtgaaatgcacattattgtccaaagacgtaaaatcttgcaaaataccaaaactacaatagatctaaactacagggcaagagtacaagtgttagcttgaggagctggaaccaaCTTAGCAGTTAGCAACTGCTAACTGGATCCTCAACAGAgtttgaggaacccttcaggatacagaagggttttccccagcaatgtcacaggccgagttttgatagaagtgcacttgccagatgctcagaaacgtcacccatcctcctccaggtgtcctgagagagctgcgaatggctctcacgtggtttgagctggttctgtaagggctcagggtgaatttcaccagatgcaaccaaattgggcaacacccagtgggacagaaggaacccaaagcttgttttacccaaagcttgggtaagcagagctccagcaaatactgaggaaatGGACAGAAcagggtaacaaataataaacataccttttttttttaccttgcctttttttttttttttcagatgagcaaaacaattaaggagaaggtggaaAACTCACCATGACTaaacatttcatcacctgtaagctgaccatccttagcatagaggactccaaatttaaaattcaccgatccctggaaaataaaaccaaatattatttggtaaacagtcaaacagaagacataaaaatttgtttcctctaatctttgcataCATCCTACAcattagaacatacattttataccatctcccAATACAtaataatttacctttaaactttgatagtatagcataaaatcattaacttatATTGGTGATCTATTATTATTaagttggtgcttcaagttatttttgctgtcaggttcaaaaaaacatgacttatttttactgtaacgagcaattgatttagaagtcatcaaaagcccatccaaatacaaagccgtattcaccggacgggtctgtgagcTAGAAGTAGTcaggcttgtactcacctcttgcccttcaagaaccaataaatcctgtcaacaaaaacagcatctttagccccctcctattaaagattctacaaggatgatggttttatttgtgtttagaagtttggatttgaaatggccagttcAATGGATAAAAAGACggtttaagtagtattagattattattatcagctactggaagaaacaaaccagtagtatctatacttaattacttctatttccaggaaatcataaagcaaaagaaccaaacaaaaacaagtcccttcctaccttttgtatctcaggatgaaaaatgtctcttgggctcttctccagtttctccagactcctggcactgaaatgcaaatgaacgagtgctttataggagggcaagtgcacattccaaccccgaacccccaaccgatggcagttacagcgcttacaaaatgaatccttcccagagcctctgggaaatggaacggtttgtgcaactgccatttcttccccaaaatactgactcccaacacttcctaaactgagtttgcattttaaaaacacaaattagggagactcagggtggagatcaggttgaaattgatttccttctaaagcacagggctctgttccatcacccttcacttgGGCTGCACACAGAATCAcggggagcattttaggagggctcaagaaccaattctatttctctcttttttctagttctctctcttcctaaataattcaaggcaagtcaaatgaaaaatgacAAGTTCAGCatcaaattcacactttttccctttgactgctcaagaacaggctttaaaaccacttcttgctgccttcaacgaTTATGACTTGCAAAACAGTTATTACAGGTTTGATAGGTTTgtcataaaaaccacagaacgcaagctctgaattacaggaaaaggtacacaggcaaatatctcaactgatggtggcttatttgtAAACACATACCTTAATGGAgattgcacggagaatgtttcagtgggactctaagggaaaaatattttctgagtaccctgtaaacaagaaaagctgggatatattacaggacatacccacttgttctgcatattcaaataggattatcaataaaaacatttcagttaaaaaagaaggaagaaaaccaaggtaattttactcagctacatttactgccgatttagagaaaaaaaaaagtcacgggtgctgcaaagaaaaaaaaaaagtgaaccataaacgcctacagtagaactttaaaacaattgcttggataaaagcagctcatggaacatgaagtagaaaaaaagcaaaaccagtatcagacctgcctattttcttaccattgcacaagaaaatccgacaagcggtagaaagtcactgcctaaaaccgatcctaggatgtaACCAAGAACAATtgaggcatttgctaatctaaacggaaaccttttccggaccctagtgtcaaatcacacgttttgtctctcagcagctcgaggctggagagcatttcccctgggggtcgggagggcaggggcacaaggggctgagtttgccgatcgcacctgtgccatcagaaggatccagcccggcgctccttgcgctcgccattctccgggccatcgctgggttttactgctcagcgatgccgctccatctgtttgcgtggaaggaagagccacgagcactgaggcactcagcagccgtgtcatgccagcgatgtcgagcgctctctgctcgcaaggctgagcccgccgcggagccgcctccgcagccgctcgtccgcccccgcccgcagcagcggcagcggcccgagggagacggctgcagctcggcggctcccgcgcctccgccagcccgagggcagccgccgcacagtgaccgcggcagcgcccggcgccgctcgcccggggcggctcctgcagctcccggcccgcggcagcgcgccccgcccgagccgagcccccgccaccgggaccgctgagcgaggccgaggcgccgggcggacgccccttccgcgccgctcggctccgtgcgggcggccggacggaggcttcgcccctccagcgtcgctgccgcggctccgtcccgcgcggcacaggcgccgggagctccccgcgcccagcccgctcccccggcgcgCGGCCGCCTCGGGCCGCCAGCCACTCCTAcggcgcgtcggccgttgcgtcagacgccgcgctttacggccgcagggcctgccgggagttggagtctcggactgacagccaccgctccgtttgccgccaccgggagctgcgctcccgccaggggatcaaacggctccttcgctcctgggcgcggaagcaccttaggcagcaccgcccctcccgaatgtcctttcttttccactccaactctttcttctttttttcactctgtttttcacccccttttaCACTCTCACTCTtcctttttcactctcaccgttttcctttttcaattctttctttctttctttctttctttctttctttctttctttctttctttctttctttctttctttctttctttctttctttctttcttttatttctttcgttttcttttcttttcttttctttctttccctgtatttctaatCTTGGCTTTCCATTCTAGCTTTagaataaaaaagcagcagtagaaacgttcaggctacctgggagtgcaaaaaaccccaaaacggtaatgattttaggaaaactgtTTCCTCtatgggagcctgaaattttctacagctgcaggtgacgTAGAGCTTTTACTTCTTCTTCTGTATAGTTTATACTCTGTTAATaaagcgccccctgccgtctgcatgggcgcactgcaggcacagcgccccctgccgtctgcaccggcgaactgcaggcagagtgccgcgTAATGACGTCACCGCGTCACCCGGCGCCCCGCCCCGCCTTGGACACGCCCCCAGCGCCCCTTGGAAAGACCCCAAGGCGTAGCTGTTTTGCCAGCTGCCTGATCAAAATGCCGACACCCACCTCGAGCCCTAGAAACGATTTCCCGCGACGCCGAACCCTTCAGGCGAACCGGAATGCCACCACCGCAATTGAAACGCCACAGAAAATCtcgccggggccgcgccggcgtcggtgttccgtgcaggcattCCGATTAATCCGCCGGGGGTCCTCTATTTTCCCGCCCTTTTCCCCGccattttgagaaggtcaaacaaactccgccacgcgccacgcccaagagggctgcctggcggcggcgggctgcagtaccgcgctctgcccacaaggcggcagcactgccgcccaccccagccgggggcgccgcgcgccttgggcctgcgggcggccaaggcggcaaaaaagaacaggggcgatcccccccaaaaactgctctgaaataaatgccccaaaacaaccaggaagaagaaaaaaaaccgcCTGCCTCTAACctaataggataaaaaaaaaaccaaacccaaacccaacaatttcttttaaaaaatatttaaatattttaaaaaatattttttcatattaatattcACCTTTCTATTTATAATCTATATTGATCTATAttgatttatatttataaatttctatttataaataaatttatattcGATATTACATCTATCCCTAGTActtaaatgtatttatatatttttatacatattgTTACATAGTAAGTATatatttgttaggatttttgcttctgtaatgcttacagtatttaaaataattcccctgCCTCTACCCGtataaaagccaaaaagaaccccttTAATTTCGACTGtatttaaatttgtaaaaaaataatttttttcatatgtaTATCCACATTCatatttcaaatgtatattgatgtataatgtttatttttacatttataatttccgatttatttatgaatttataatctattttacatctgttcctatttcttctatttatttatatctTTTTATTCATATCTTtctatatttaatatatatttctgtgttaggatttttacttctgtaacgcttacattatttaaaataaaacccctgcctctaccaaaattcaagccaaaaagaacccctttcttttcaactgtatttcaatttttttttaaattgtatttttcaggttcatattcacatttacatttaaaatgtatATCGATGTATACTGTTATTTGCATTCTATATTACATCTCTTcctattatttatatttacttatattttatatttatatatgtatttatatctTGATTATCTATCTCAATTTTTCGAAACAGGTAAGAGTAATATCTATATtcatattatttaaaataaaaactctgCCTCTAACCCAATaagaaccaaaaaaacccctaacccTTTCTTCTAGACaatatttaaatagattttaCCCCTATGATTTCCTATTtataattacatttatttttatatgtatatcAATGTGTATTGCTTACTTATACATTTATCTTTATAAATGtcaaattataaataaatttatattctatattacatctaTTCCGAGGacttatttcaatattttatacatattttgATTTATTGATTATCTATTTCTGTGTTAAGATTTTCACTTCTGTAACACttgtattatttaaaataaaacccctgcctctactagaataaaagccaaaaaattccctttctttcaaattatatttacatatttttctatttctattcccaTTTATCATTTATATTGCCACATAAGGTCATTTCTATTCTATACTACAACTCTTCATATTACTGACATAGATTTAGATTTAAATTTATATCCATAGTTTTGTAATTTCTCTTTCTATACTTATTATAGATTTCCATCTTAAGATTCACATTTCTCTAATACttctattatttcaaataaaacccctgcctctaaccaaataaaaaccaaagaCACCCCTTGATTTAAACCatatttaaaattctaaaaataattttatttttcatagttCTATTCAcatttacatttataattttcatttattataTTTGTAGATATATATTAGAGAGAATACCCTTTCAATATAATAATagatatattatttttatatcctatatattcttttccttctatttatttatattaaatatttatagatatcggtatatgtattatatatttgtatatctggatttttatttttatattatttctatttatgaaaaaaaccccagcctatGACctaataaaaaccaaaaaatccccaacttATTTTAActctatctaaatatttttatatttacaaccTATCTTTATCTAtctttgtatatatatatatatataaaatagactATCATTTCTATATATTAGGATATGTTacaataatatattatatattatagttttatgtgtttatgtatttgttttctatatttatgtttaccactatcattttatatttatttttatatttgtatttatttctactttaattaatctatatattagacCGTATCAATTCATTAACCCAACACATCAGAACCACAAAAATCCTGCACCTTCATCAGCACCGGTACGCAGCCCACGCTCATCCATCGCAGCgtatccaaaccaaacctatttctaggactaacagaacaaagaccccACGACATTTAACCCTAAGGAAAACTCAAACCAACCGAACTGTAAAGAAACTTGAAATCCCACTATAACTAGCCCAAAAGCTCTGTACATTCTCATCATAAACTTCCTCCTAAACCAATGGCTCAGaaacccaaaaaactcagatacacatggaaaatgacagaactgctagtcaaaacaaacacccattaaaaattaaatccaaccaactcactaaactcaaaactctacaactgaccctaaacattactaaaaaagcctccaaagctctacctttatgctaactcacaaataataaccaataatgtataaaaattatttaaaaaatttaaaaaaataaataaaagcatgaaaacaaaaaatctaaactactaaaatactaaaaaatatcacTACCCTAATTTAGAAACATATTGTATAAAAACCCACCATATACATGCCCCTGtctctaaaaataaaactaaaaaaaaaaaaaccaaaccagaaagaAATCGGAACTTAGGAACACTAAAACCAGAAcgttcaagaagttccaccatatCCCTGATCATACACCAACTACAAACAACGTGAAACAatacaaacaattcttaaaaaccgccttaaaaccactacattaaaaaccctttcaacaattcaaaactgcattgaacaaaagccatctcataaattaacacccaaaactccagcagcccagctggccctaccacATCCCTGTGTTTACACATGCAGTAACAAAGCCAAGCTCCGAGCCCTCCCGCCGCACACCGGCGCTCCCCGGGGCGCGGGCGCTTCGCGAGTCCCTGCGCACGGGCAGCCGCTCCTCCCGCCGCCCGGCCTTGCCCGGGACACAGCACCGGCCCCGTGCCCGCGGCAGTGCCCGCTGcggagcccctggcagggccctcCCCTGCCCGCCCTCCGCTCTCCCGAGGCTCGGAGCCGCACCGAAAAACCCCAAGGCTGCCGCAAGGATCGACTGCCCGCCCAAAAACGTCTCGGACCGGCACTTGGGCAGGTGCTGTTTAGCCGGAGCTGTGTCCAATTAATACATGCATTTAGCACAGTCACAGAATCAGGTAAATAAACCAAGCTTTTCAGTTCACCTTTAGAGAGGAAGGAGGGCGAGCAGCTGCACAATCTCAGCGGATCAAAGTCTAATGGTGCACTGGTACCTCTCCCTTGATAACAGCATTATCCTGCAGCCGTTGTACCTGGCTCCACACATGGGCCTTTCCATTCAGGCACACACACCTGTTGCCTTTTTGGGTCTTCAGCAATccataagaaaacaaaagaatagtCACTGCTTAGAATGCATCTCCTACAACAATAGTTTATAAAGGGAACAATACCTCGTTTACCAAGGTTCCTGGAACCACTTACAGCAACACAGTTCTAAATAAACCACCCATGTTTTATAGACAAATGGTTCCTCCTTCTCATACCTGATGAGCAGGTGTTTAGTGGCTTTTGCTTTGCCATGTTCTCTACCTGCTCACAAATCTACCTTTCATTTCACAGCTGTGACAAAGAAAACatgctttcctgctctgtgctgcaaacAGGCAAAGGACAGCTTCAGAAATCAGACTGGGCTTGGGTGGCTCTCAAAAGCAGAAAGCTCTTTGCTATCTAAACTGTTATCTACTTCTTAATGTATTACTAGCATATATAATTCATTACCTTGCTTACCCTGGAGTAATCTAGACAatttgttttctaaaaatatgcttgtatttttaatacagtatctcttccttccctttctccgTTTGCTTACTTAACAATTTACCTCATTTTGTACCAAACCCCCAAATCATTTTGTGTGCAGAATGAATGGTGTGGTGCAAAGCAATGCCAAATCCTACAACAGATGTGTCCAGACACAGGTGTGCTGGAGTCCTAATATCAATGCTGCCTTTATATGCCACTCTTTATACTAACAACAGTAGAACTATGTCTGTTCTGGAAATTTTAGACCTCACAAATTGAATATTGCTGCTCTGGCAAGGTTAGCATGATCTTCCTGTGTTTGAATTATGATATGGATGGGTCTATATCTCTGTTTACTAATTACTTTGAATTATAAATGTTATTATTCATTAAAAATGCAGGAGACTGGTAGTAACCTGCGTCAGTATTTACATGAACTAAAAATCTCAGTGTGGCTCCATGATTTGCTGTGAAGCCTTGAGCAAGACCTCATTATTCCTGTCCTATTCCATTGCTTAGGATCTTCCCCCTaccttctgtttctgtgccaTTGAAATATTTTACTGAGAAATCTTCTTTAAGCAACACTTTGGATATGCATTTATAATTGGCTAATAAGATGCAGTGCAATCACAACACAATCCTCTTCTACTGCCTCCCCATCACCATTCCCCTCTCCCACTTAATAAACTAAAAGCTCAGGGCACAAATTTTGATGGGGGGTCAATGTAGATTTTGGCACATTTGCAGTAAAATAGAGATTAAGAACTAAAAAGAACAAATGAGCATTAAACACCCCCCAAGTAATgaataaaatatctttattgGTGAGTGTTCTATCTGTAATAAAGCTAAAACGAACATGTAAATGATGTGGTCAAGCAGGAGGGCTGCTGAAGATAGGATTAACAGAAATCTAACACACATTTCATTTTAGCTTATGTTCAGAGCaagtaagggaaaaaaaaaaaagatgagacCATGATGTATTTCCAGAAACTAAAAACCAAGTGACACAGTGTGCAGGGAAGGTCCCTGGAGGCTGCCCTTGACTGCATTTGATGTTGTTTATGAAGGCAGCAGATACAGTTCCTCAGCcatgctgagctgtggggaTCATTTACCTGATGCTCACTCCATGGACCAGGTCATTAACTTTCAATGAGGTCGTGCATTAAGCGTTCCTcaaaaaaacaaatcagaaaTCTCATGAGTGAAACTGTCATGAGCTCACTCCATGGACCAGGTCA
This window harbors:
- the LOC143693899 gene encoding uncharacterized protein LOC143693899; protein product: MARRMASARSAGLDPSDGTVPGVWRNWRRAQETFFILRYKRAGKDSRIPVVRLSAAREDTETVKIIRSKCDCRGNKPERTKEAMAGESQLLEKRRQYYPCAAQNCAAAVSSAVSALKVATFTCR